A region from the Volucribacter amazonae genome encodes:
- the yiaK gene encoding 3-dehydro-L-gulonate 2-dehydrogenase — protein sequence MRVSYQQLKAEFKRVLLARNVAEPIAEDCATMFADTTQAGVYSHGVNRFPRFIQQLENGDIVPDAEPTKVLSVGAIEQWDAHQAIGNLTAKKMMDRAMEIADQFGIGVVALKNANHWMRGGGYGYQAAEKGYIGICWTNSIAVMPPWGAKECRIGTNPLIIAVPSNPITMVDMSCSMYSYGMLEVNRLAGKQTFVDAGFDDEGNLTKDPATIEKNRRLLPMGYWKGSGLSIVLDMIATLLSNGLSVAEVTEEKDDEYCVSQIFIAIEVDRLIDGKTRDEKLNRIMDYVKTAERADPNVEVRLPGHEFVALKADNVANGIPVDDSVWQKLLSL from the coding sequence ATGCGAGTATCTTATCAACAATTAAAAGCAGAATTTAAACGTGTTTTATTAGCCCGTAATGTAGCTGAGCCTATTGCGGAAGATTGTGCCACTATGTTTGCCGATACCACACAAGCAGGGGTATATTCACACGGTGTTAATCGTTTTCCTCGTTTTATTCAACAATTAGAGAACGGCGATATTGTGCCAGATGCAGAACCAACAAAAGTATTATCGGTTGGGGCAATAGAACAATGGGACGCCCATCAAGCTATCGGTAATTTAACTGCCAAAAAAATGATGGATCGCGCGATGGAAATTGCCGATCAGTTTGGTATTGGTGTGGTGGCATTAAAAAATGCCAATCACTGGATGCGTGGCGGTGGCTATGGTTATCAAGCGGCAGAAAAAGGTTATATCGGTATTTGTTGGACAAATTCTATTGCAGTGATGCCACCTTGGGGAGCAAAAGAATGTCGTATCGGCACAAATCCTCTTATTATTGCGGTGCCAAGTAATCCTATCACCATGGTAGATATGTCTTGTTCTATGTATTCTTACGGTATGTTGGAAGTCAACCGTTTAGCAGGCAAACAAACCTTTGTTGATGCTGGATTTGATGACGAGGGTAACCTTACTAAAGATCCAGCTACCATTGAGAAAAATCGCCGTTTATTGCCAATGGGATATTGGAAAGGATCAGGTTTATCTATTGTGCTTGATATGATTGCCACCTTACTTTCCAATGGGCTATCTGTGGCAGAGGTAACGGAAGAAAAAGATGATGAATACTGTGTTTCTCAAATTTTTATTGCCATTGAAGTAGATCGTTTAATTGATGGTAAAACTCGTGATGAAAAATTAAATCGCATTATGGATTATGTTAAAACCGCAGAACGAGCTGATCCTAATGTTGAGGTTCGTTTACCTGGACACGAGTTTGTCGCCTTAAAAGCGGATAATGTGGCGAATGGTATTCCTGTTGATGATAGCGTGTGGCAAAAACTGTTGTCTTTATAA
- a CDS encoding YhcH/YjgK/YiaL family protein produces the protein MFFGHIQHIDFHLYPSAVQKALRFLQQTDFDQLEVGRYELEGDKIYVQVLDLQTQSAEQNLPEVHRHYLDVQYLHSGIEKIGVVADNGNNPVAQPYDTKRDILFYANVENESYLIMRPGNFAVFFPNDIHRPNCIDGQSSPIRKVVVKIAMSQLSP, from the coding sequence ATGTTTTTCGGGCATATTCAACATATTGATTTTCATTTATATCCAAGTGCGGTACAAAAAGCATTGCGTTTTTTGCAACAAACTGATTTTGATCAGCTTGAGGTAGGTCGCTATGAATTAGAGGGCGATAAAATCTATGTGCAAGTGCTAGATTTACAAACTCAGTCTGCTGAACAAAATCTACCTGAAGTCCATCGCCATTATCTTGATGTGCAATATTTACACAGTGGTATAGAAAAAATTGGCGTGGTTGCCGACAATGGCAATAATCCTGTGGCACAACCCTATGACACCAAACGAGATATTTTGTTTTATGCCAATGTGGAAAATGAAAGTTATTTGATTATGCGTCCAGGTAATTTTGCTGTGTTCTTTCCCAATGATATTCATCGTCCTAATTGTATTGATGGGCAATCTTCACCCATCAGAAAAGTCGTGGTGAAGATTGCAATGTCGCAATTAAGTCCTTAG
- a CDS encoding TRAP transporter small permease produces MRELAQYVNKALEFTLVVILAVMSVLVFINVVLRYGFHSSISMTEELSRYLFVWLTFLGAILAFSENQHVRVTMFIDKLTEQKRKILSLFTDGLMLYCCYLILMGSWIQFQLNINNIAPISGIPIGINFLASLIAAIAIGLLLIARIFSTLVLLIKGVNK; encoded by the coding sequence ATGCGTGAGTTAGCTCAATATGTGAATAAAGCTCTGGAATTTACTCTTGTGGTAATTTTAGCTGTAATGTCAGTGCTGGTTTTTATCAATGTGGTATTACGTTATGGTTTTCATAGCAGTATTAGTATGACGGAAGAATTATCTCGTTATCTGTTTGTTTGGTTGACATTCTTAGGTGCAATTTTAGCCTTTAGCGAAAATCAGCACGTAAGAGTAACGATGTTTATTGACAAATTAACTGAGCAAAAACGGAAAATCTTGTCGCTATTCACTGATGGTTTAATGTTGTATTGCTGTTATTTAATTTTAATGGGTAGCTGGATACAGTTTCAGCTAAATATCAATAATATTGCACCTATTTCGGGTATTCCAATCGGTATTAATTTCCTTGCTAGCCTAATTGCGGCTATAGCGATTGGTCTTTTATTAATTGCTCGTATATTTAGTACATTAGTACTTTTAATAAAAGGAGTAAACAAATGA
- a CDS encoding TRAP transporter large permease subunit, with the protein MTIVLFLSVLLGCILLGVPVAFSLIACGIALMIHLDLFDAQILAQQLVSGADSFSLLAIPFFVLAGEIMNEGGLSKRIIDLPMKLVGHKRGGLGFVAIIAAMIMASLSGSAVADTAAVAAMLLPMMKTTGYPVDKSAGLIGTAGIIAPIIPPSIPFIIFGVASGVSITKLFLAGIFPGILMGVCLAALWWWQAKRLDLMTFSKATKQELCLSFKNSIWALLLPVIIIGGFRSGMFTPTEAGAVAAFYALIVSIFVYKELKWSQLYKVLLAAGKTTAVVMFLVAAAQITGWLITIAELPQMLTELLEPLIDSPTLLLIVIMLAVFIIGMVMDLTPTVLILTPVLMPLVLEAGIDPVYFGVLFILNTSIGLLTPPVGNVLNVITGVSKLPFDQAAKGVMPYMLMMVALLFTLIFFPQLVLTPLAWLQ; encoded by the coding sequence ATGACCATAGTTCTTTTCCTCTCGGTATTATTAGGCTGTATTCTCCTCGGCGTTCCTGTTGCATTTTCATTGATTGCTTGTGGTATCGCCTTAATGATCCATTTAGATTTATTTGATGCACAAATTCTTGCTCAACAATTAGTCAGCGGTGCTGATAGTTTTTCCTTACTGGCTATTCCGTTTTTTGTATTAGCAGGTGAAATAATGAATGAAGGCGGTTTGTCAAAACGCATCATTGATTTACCAATGAAATTGGTTGGGCATAAACGTGGTGGATTAGGCTTTGTGGCAATTATTGCAGCAATGATTATGGCAAGTTTATCAGGATCTGCGGTCGCCGATACTGCAGCTGTGGCAGCGATGTTATTACCAATGATGAAAACCACAGGCTATCCCGTTGATAAATCCGCTGGATTAATTGGTACAGCGGGTATTATTGCACCGATTATTCCACCTTCTATCCCCTTTATCATCTTCGGTGTTGCCAGTGGTGTTTCCATTACGAAGCTATTTTTGGCGGGCATATTTCCCGGCATTTTAATGGGCGTTTGTTTGGCGGCATTATGGTGGTGGCAAGCCAAACGTCTTGATTTAATGACCTTTTCCAAAGCCACTAAACAAGAACTCTGTCTTTCCTTTAAAAACAGTATTTGGGCATTATTGTTACCTGTGATTATTATTGGTGGTTTTCGTTCAGGTATGTTTACCCCAACGGAAGCAGGAGCGGTTGCTGCGTTTTATGCCTTAATTGTTTCCATTTTTGTCTATAAAGAGTTGAAATGGTCGCAACTGTATAAAGTGCTATTAGCCGCAGGCAAAACCACCGCTGTCGTGATGTTCCTTGTAGCGGCAGCACAAATTACAGGTTGGTTAATTACCATTGCAGAATTACCACAAATGCTTACTGAATTACTTGAGCCATTGATTGATAGCCCAACCTTATTATTAATTGTTATTATGTTGGCGGTCTTTATCATCGGAATGGTCATGGATCTTACCCCAACAGTGTTAATCCTAACACCTGTACTTATGCCATTAGTGTTAGAAGCAGGTATTGATCCTGTTTATTTCGGTGTACTGTTTATTTTAAACACCTCTATTGGCTTATTAACACCACCTGTCGGCAATGTATTAAATGTAATTACGGGTGTATCAAAATTACCTTTTGATCAAGCAGCCAAAGGGGTAATGCCTTATATGTTAATGATGGTTGCATTATTATTTACTCTGATTTTCTTTCCTCAACTCGTTTTAACCCCACTTGCGTGGTTACAATAG
- a CDS encoding TRAP transporter substrate-binding protein: MTLFAATTLFATSSYAAVNLRFGYEAPRSDTQHAAAQKFDQLLKEKTNGEIKLRLFPDSTLGNAQTMISAVRGGTIDIEMSGSPNFTGLEPKLNVIDIPFIFKDRQHVYRVLDGEVGQELLKDLEKQGLKGLAFWDVGFRSFTNSKHPVNTPEDIKNLKVRTNQNPMYIQAFTLLGANPVPMPLSELYTALETRAVDAQEHPIGIVWSSKLYEVQKYLSLTNHGYTPLIVVMNKAKFDGLSPELQTAILEAAKEAGAYQRQLNEQNEQDLLDKMRQQGVEVIETVDVAPFKAIIEEQVRKSFIDKNGDELINKIDALAE, translated from the coding sequence ATGACTTTGTTTGCTGCTACAACCTTATTTGCCACCAGCAGTTATGCTGCAGTAAATTTGCGTTTTGGTTATGAAGCACCTCGTAGTGATACTCAACACGCCGCTGCACAAAAATTTGATCAGCTATTGAAAGAAAAAACCAATGGTGAAATTAAATTGCGTTTATTCCCTGATAGCACTTTGGGCAATGCACAAACAATGATCTCTGCGGTACGAGGTGGCACGATTGATATTGAGATGTCTGGATCACCGAATTTCACTGGTTTAGAACCTAAACTCAATGTAATTGATATTCCTTTTATCTTTAAAGATCGTCAACACGTTTATCGCGTATTAGATGGTGAAGTGGGGCAAGAGTTACTTAAAGACCTAGAAAAACAAGGACTAAAAGGCTTAGCTTTCTGGGACGTGGGTTTCCGCTCCTTTACCAATTCTAAACACCCTGTGAACACCCCTGAAGATATTAAAAATCTCAAGGTGAGAACCAATCAAAACCCTATGTATATTCAAGCCTTTACCTTACTTGGAGCAAATCCAGTACCGATGCCATTGTCTGAGCTTTATACCGCTTTAGAAACAAGAGCCGTTGATGCGCAAGAACACCCAATTGGCATTGTATGGTCATCAAAACTCTATGAAGTGCAAAAATACCTGAGCTTGACGAATCACGGTTATACACCATTGATTGTGGTAATGAATAAAGCCAAATTTGATGGACTTTCGCCAGAATTACAAACGGCTATTTTAGAGGCGGCGAAAGAGGCAGGTGCCTATCAGCGTCAATTAAATGAACAAAATGAACAAGACTTGTTAGATAAAATGCGTCAACAAGGGGTAGAAGTCATTGAAACCGTTGATGTGGCACCATTTAAAGCCATTATAGAGGAACAAGTTAGAAAATCCTTTATTGATAAAAATGGCGATGAGTTAATCAACAAAATTGATGCCTTGGCGGAGTAA
- a CDS encoding FGGY-family carbohydrate kinase translates to MVKSNEQYWLGIDCGGTFIKAGLYDAQFNEIHCVRQSLTIISSQAGWAERNLTDLWLVCVAVIKEVVQQSQLNPQDIKGIGISAQGKGLFLLDKQQQPLGNGILSSDQRALEIVKQWQQEGIPQQLYPQTRQTLWTGHPVAILRWLKQHQPGRYQNIGAVLMSHDYLRFCLTGQIAAEETNISESNLYNMQTGQYDESLAQLLDIAEIMPALPPIIQSADIAGYILPEVALQTGLAIGTPVVGGLFDVVSTALCANLTDEYTLNAVLGTWSVVSGITDHIQSQQTIPFVYGRYAIQNQFIVHEASPTSAANLEWVCQQLNIQDYQRINQLVSELPKAKSAVFFVPFLYGSNAGLGMQAGFYGLQSIHNQAHLLQAVYEGVMFSLMYHLQRMLERFPQTHTIRVTGGPAKSKVWLQILADLTGIKIEVPQIEETGCLGAAMVACQGVSQRPLTNAIKPKVIEIQPDPQAYSLYQQKYQKYQLLVRCLQTFNEQQHHFNLE, encoded by the coding sequence ATGGTAAAAAGTAATGAACAATATTGGCTAGGTATTGATTGCGGTGGCACTTTTATTAAAGCAGGCTTATACGATGCTCAATTTAATGAAATACATTGCGTACGGCAAAGTTTAACCATTATTAGCTCTCAAGCAGGTTGGGCAGAAAGAAACCTTACTGATCTTTGGCTGGTTTGTGTTGCTGTAATTAAGGAGGTTGTGCAACAAAGCCAGCTTAATCCACAAGATATCAAAGGTATTGGTATCTCAGCACAAGGTAAAGGGCTTTTTCTGCTAGACAAACAACAGCAACCTTTAGGCAATGGCATTTTATCATCGGATCAACGAGCTTTAGAGATTGTTAAACAATGGCAACAAGAGGGTATTCCACAACAACTTTACCCACAAACCAGGCAAACCCTGTGGACTGGACACCCTGTGGCGATTTTGCGTTGGTTAAAACAACACCAGCCTGGGCGTTATCAAAATATTGGGGCGGTGTTAATGTCGCACGATTATTTACGTTTTTGCTTAACAGGACAAATTGCCGCCGAAGAAACCAATATTTCAGAATCTAATTTATATAATATGCAAACAGGGCAATATGATGAATCTTTAGCCCAGTTACTGGATATTGCCGAAATTATGCCTGCTTTACCGCCGATTATTCAATCTGCTGACATTGCGGGTTATATTCTGCCAGAGGTGGCATTACAAACTGGACTTGCAATAGGTACGCCTGTGGTTGGTGGATTATTTGATGTGGTTTCCACCGCACTTTGTGCTAACTTAACTGATGAGTACACCTTAAATGCGGTACTTGGTACTTGGTCAGTAGTCAGTGGCATTACCGATCATATTCAATCACAACAAACCATTCCTTTTGTTTATGGACGTTATGCTATCCAAAATCAATTTATTGTACACGAGGCAAGTCCAACTTCAGCAGCCAATTTAGAATGGGTTTGCCAGCAATTAAATATTCAAGATTATCAACGCATTAATCAATTAGTCAGTGAATTGCCTAAAGCCAAAAGTGCGGTCTTTTTTGTACCTTTTTTGTATGGCTCAAATGCAGGATTGGGTATGCAAGCAGGGTTTTATGGCTTGCAATCTATCCACAATCAAGCTCATCTATTACAAGCGGTCTATGAGGGCGTAATGTTTAGCTTAATGTATCATTTGCAACGAATGTTAGAACGTTTTCCACAAACTCATACTATCCGAGTAACAGGTGGTCCAGCTAAATCAAAGGTATGGTTACAAATATTGGCTGATTTAACGGGAATTAAGATTGAAGTACCACAAATTGAAGAAACAGGCTGTTTAGGGGCTGCAATGGTAGCTTGCCAAGGTGTTAGTCAACGACCGCTAACAAATGCAATTAAACCGAAAGTCATTGAAATTCAACCTGATCCACAAGCCTATTCTCTCTATCAACAGAAATATCAAAAATATCAATTATTAGTACGTTGCCTACAAACATTTAATGAACAACAGCATCATTTCAACTTGGAGTAA
- a CDS encoding L-ribulose-5-phosphate 3-epimerase — protein sequence MKKHKLGIYEKALPKGISWNERLVLAKFCGFDFVEMSIDETDERLARLDWSKEERLALVKAILETGITIPSMCLSGHRRFPFGSHDEQIRQQAYIIMEKAIQLAADVGIRTIQLAGYDVYYEQQDDSTYQRFLQGLQWAVEKAAAAQVMLSVEIMDTEFMNSIRKWKKWDQLLASPWFTVYPDVGNLSAWGNDVAQELQLGMDRIAAIHLKDTYAVTKDYSGQFRDVPFGEGCVDFVKVFQTLQQLNYRGAFLIEMWTEKAEEPIVEIINARKWIEQQMQLGGFEC from the coding sequence ATGAAAAAACATAAGCTAGGGATCTATGAAAAAGCCTTACCCAAAGGCATTAGCTGGAATGAACGTTTGGTCTTAGCAAAATTTTGTGGTTTTGATTTTGTGGAAATGTCCATTGATGAAACTGATGAACGGCTTGCTCGTTTGGATTGGAGCAAGGAAGAACGTTTAGCCTTAGTCAAAGCGATATTAGAAACAGGCATTACTATCCCCTCAATGTGCCTTTCGGGTCATCGCCGTTTTCCTTTTGGTAGCCACGATGAACAAATCCGTCAACAAGCCTATATAATAATGGAAAAAGCGATTCAATTAGCAGCGGATGTAGGTATTCGTACTATTCAGCTAGCAGGTTATGATGTTTATTATGAACAACAAGACGACAGTACCTACCAGCGTTTTTTGCAAGGTTTACAATGGGCGGTAGAAAAAGCAGCGGCGGCACAAGTTATGTTATCCGTAGAAATTATGGATACCGAATTTATGAATTCCATTCGTAAATGGAAAAAATGGGATCAATTACTTGCCTCGCCTTGGTTTACCGTTTATCCCGATGTTGGCAATCTTTCTGCTTGGGGAAATGATGTGGCACAAGAATTACAATTAGGTATGGATCGTATTGCCGCCATTCATTTAAAAGATACTTATGCAGTAACCAAAGATTACTCAGGACAATTTAGAGATGTACCATTTGGTGAAGGCTGTGTGGATTTTGTTAAGGTTTTTCAAACCTTACAACAACTTAACTATCGTGGGGCATTTTTAATTGAAATGTGGACAGAAAAAGCAGAAGAGCCGATAGTTGAAATTATTAATGCACGCAAATGGATTGAACAACAAATGCAATTAGGGGGATTTGAATGTTAG
- the araD gene encoding L-ribulose-5-phosphate 4-epimerase codes for MLEQLKQQVLEANLDLPKYGLVTFTWGNVSGIDRERGLIVIKPSGVEYDVMTVEDMVVVDLHTGKVVEGNKKPSSDTPTHLELYRQFTDIGGIVHTHSRHATIWSQAGRDLPALGTTHADYFYGTIPCTRLMTEQEITSEYELETGKVIVETFNQRQIKAKDIPAVLVHSHGPFAWGTNPHNAVHNAVVLEEIAYMNLFSYQLTPNLPDMQQVLLDKHYLRKHGKNAYYGQG; via the coding sequence ATGTTAGAACAATTGAAACAACAAGTATTAGAAGCCAATCTTGATTTACCCAAATATGGTTTAGTAACCTTCACTTGGGGTAACGTAAGTGGCATTGATCGTGAACGTGGTTTAATTGTCATCAAACCATCAGGTGTAGAATATGATGTAATGACAGTTGAAGATATGGTGGTCGTCGATCTACACACAGGCAAAGTAGTAGAAGGCAACAAAAAACCATCATCTGATACACCAACTCACCTTGAACTTTATCGCCAATTTACGGACATTGGTGGCATTGTCCATACTCACTCACGCCACGCCACGATTTGGTCGCAAGCAGGACGAGATTTACCTGCATTAGGCACAACCCATGCGGATTATTTTTACGGCACCATTCCTTGTACACGTTTGATGACAGAACAAGAAATTACCAGCGAATACGAGTTAGAAACAGGTAAAGTTATCGTTGAAACATTCAACCAACGCCAAATTAAAGCAAAAGATATTCCTGCAGTATTAGTCCATTCGCACGGACCTTTTGCTTGGGGGACAAATCCACATAATGCGGTACATAATGCTGTGGTACTAGAAGAAATTGCTTATATGAACCTATTTTCTTACCAACTCACACCAAATTTACCAGATATGCAACAAGTATTGCTGGATAAACATTATTTACGGAAACATGGTAAGAATGCTTATTATGGGCAGGGGTAA
- the metL gene encoding bifunctional aspartate kinase/homoserine dehydrogenase II: MSKQLHKFGGNALADANGIKQVSQLIQQYSQAEDLIVVSAMGKTTNLLIDWVQFSQKNPLEANRTLQLIRHSYLTHANSLLKNPEKVTEPFLAEILHLSHLLDQTITEAVYAEIVGHGEIWSARLLTAYLNQQNIAAEFIDARTFLVAEQHILPTIKVELSQQALQPILQAQQQKRLVITGYICRNLQGETLLLGRHGSDYSATQIAALANIEQVTIWGEIAGIYSADPNLVRNANLLPLLRVDEATELARLSAPILHPNSLQPVNEQKLKLRLRSYIQAEQGYTQVEHLLASSAQGKIVTHHNHIGLIELTIAPNQNITQWQQQLENWLQQQQLIPLALSINTSEYRIKLVYPNDIIDPIFIQFKQLPLPLESMSIRYDLSMIGIIGANICQNSLQMMRFFQQIKNQPIELIWQSPQNISVLAILRQAVSRELLNKVHDDLFRAHKTIGLVVLGKGEIAKTWIQLYQQEKEKMAARSHFDFALIGLVSSQKAWLDYQGLPTLGFNQLDEQFAQHAKELVPDQLLQWLSLHPFDELVILDITASDFVAHHYIDYAKYGFHVVSANKRAAGFPLAQFQQIQAAFAQSGSYWLYNATVGGGLPINNTVHDLVESGDKIISIEGSFSNSLAWLFYQYDGTIPFSQLVEQAWLQGLTERDPREDLFGYDALRKLVITARSAGYNIDNHQVKVQSLIPAHLAECSINDFFEQLSIIDQHIAQQYQEAKEDGKILRYIAKFHAPDQAYIGLAQLDPEENLAKILPGENIFMLKSQWYRDNPLIIHGPSSGKAMSAGAILNDLNRLVRLF; this comes from the coding sequence CCACAAATTTATTAATTGATTGGGTACAATTTTCACAAAAAAATCCTCTTGAAGCGAACCGCACTTTACAACTTATTCGCCATAGTTATTTAACGCACGCTAATAGCTTATTAAAAAATCCTGAAAAGGTAACCGAGCCTTTTCTCGCTGAAATTTTACATTTATCCCATCTTTTAGATCAAACAATCACTGAAGCCGTTTATGCTGAAATTGTGGGGCATGGGGAAATTTGGTCAGCTCGTTTGTTAACCGCTTATTTAAATCAACAAAATATTGCGGCGGAATTTATTGATGCACGTACATTTTTAGTGGCAGAACAACATATTTTGCCAACGATAAAGGTTGAGTTGAGCCAACAAGCTTTGCAACCGATTTTACAAGCTCAGCAACAAAAACGGCTTGTGATTACGGGTTATATTTGTCGTAACCTACAAGGAGAAACATTGTTATTAGGTCGTCATGGCTCGGATTATTCAGCCACCCAAATTGCCGCTCTAGCCAATATTGAACAGGTTACTATTTGGGGAGAAATTGCAGGGATTTATAGTGCCGATCCAAATTTAGTGAGAAATGCTAATTTATTGCCTTTATTGCGTGTTGATGAAGCCACTGAATTGGCTCGCCTTTCTGCACCGATTTTACACCCTAATAGCTTACAACCTGTTAATGAACAAAAATTAAAATTGCGTTTGCGTAGTTATATCCAAGCTGAACAAGGTTACACTCAAGTAGAACATTTATTAGCTTCCTCCGCACAAGGTAAAATTGTTACACATCATAATCATATTGGTCTTATTGAACTGACCATTGCTCCAAATCAAAATATCACGCAATGGCAACAACAATTAGAAAATTGGTTACAACAGCAACAACTTATCCCTTTAGCCTTGTCAATTAATACCTCTGAATATCGGATAAAATTAGTCTATCCAAACGATATTATTGATCCTATTTTTATCCAATTTAAACAGCTACCTTTACCATTAGAATCCATGTCAATACGCTACGATCTAAGTATGATTGGCATTATTGGGGCAAATATTTGCCAAAATTCATTACAAATGATGCGATTTTTTCAACAAATTAAAAATCAACCTATTGAATTAATTTGGCAATCTCCGCAAAATATTAGCGTTCTCGCTATTTTACGCCAAGCGGTAAGTCGTGAATTATTAAATAAGGTACATGATGATCTCTTCCGAGCCCATAAAACCATTGGTTTAGTGGTGCTTGGTAAAGGCGAAATTGCGAAAACTTGGATTCAACTTTACCAACAAGAAAAAGAAAAAATGGCGGCACGCAGCCATTTTGATTTTGCTCTAATAGGGTTAGTATCTAGCCAAAAGGCTTGGCTAGATTATCAAGGCTTACCCACATTAGGTTTTAATCAACTTGATGAACAATTTGCTCAACACGCCAAAGAATTAGTTCCCGATCAACTGTTACAATGGCTTAGTCTTCACCCCTTTGACGAATTAGTTATTTTAGATATTACCGCCAGTGATTTTGTTGCTCATCATTATATTGATTATGCGAAATATGGTTTCCATGTGGTCAGTGCCAATAAACGAGCGGCTGGCTTTCCGTTAGCTCAATTTCAACAAATTCAAGCTGCTTTTGCACAATCGGGCAGTTATTGGCTCTATAATGCCACCGTAGGGGGCGGTTTGCCGATTAATAACACCGTACATGATTTGGTGGAAAGTGGCGATAAAATTATCAGTATTGAAGGAAGTTTCTCTAATTCTCTCGCTTGGTTATTTTATCAATATGATGGCACTATTCCTTTTTCACAATTAGTAGAGCAGGCTTGGTTACAAGGACTTACCGAGCGTGATCCTCGAGAGGATTTGTTTGGTTATGATGCCCTTCGTAAATTAGTGATTACCGCTCGTTCTGCGGGCTACAATATAGATAATCATCAAGTAAAAGTACAATCTCTGATCCCTGCTCATTTAGCAGAATGTTCCATTAATGATTTCTTTGAACAATTAAGCATTATTGATCAGCACATTGCACAACAATATCAAGAAGCTAAAGAAGACGGCAAAATCTTACGTTACATCGCCAAATTTCACGCCCCTGATCAAGCCTATATTGGTCTAGCTCAACTTGATCCCGAAGAAAATCTCGCCAAAATTCTTCCGGGGGAAAATATTTTTATGCTAAAAAGCCAATGGTATCGTGATAACCCACTTATTATTCATGGCCCAAGTTCTGGCAAAGCCATGAGTGCTGGGGCAATTCTCAATGATTTAAATCGGTTGGTGAGGTTGTTTTAG